One window of Cohnella hashimotonis genomic DNA carries:
- a CDS encoding ABC transporter permease — MTFRSLALSNVRGNWRAYSAFILSSVFSVLIFYLYAAFLLHPDVQSGEIKGALQVKQGMLACEILIIVFSFFFVLYSNSAFMKTRKKEFGLFTLFGMTRSQIRKMVLYESAFIAAVSIAAGIGLGMLFSKLFFLALGALLDSGETIRFAVPPAALWMTAAGFFALFMVITLLTLFRVGRSEIVELLREARKPKPEPRLSVWAAVAGLLTLSGGYALALSMNAHTFLILTLPVVGLTVIGTYFLYAQGSVAILRLLMRRKRFYYNRTNMLTVSQLVYKMKDNARLLFVITVMSAVVLSASGTVYVLQQLQKSQILSHAPFAIGFIERGEGAHQVIDPAEVVRIAREDGLHITRQQKLSGLLGEHLAKEGSTAQKDEFDAMIVSESDYNREAKLLGRKSAAPADDEAVLVLPYQEMESYRPIQNGAIRLTLGNEKIKLHLTDQLAGAVTSPVLFATYLLVVDDARYALLNASAAPGSRLVSYGYDWSNWEHSEDTVDKIVKAMDPDFESQAQTYRVPSYVSTNQSISLTLFIGLFISLLFFIAMGSLIYFKLFTELQEDQAQFKALSRIGMTAAEIRRIVVTQVGLVFLIPCIVGSVHALFAIQALGNLLGSPILKYAAVVFAIYLIMQAVYFAVTCATYLRSIRSGGRTATE, encoded by the coding sequence ATGACATTCCGTTCGCTCGCGCTTAGCAACGTCCGCGGCAATTGGCGCGCGTACAGCGCCTTTATTTTAAGCAGCGTGTTTTCCGTGCTCATCTTTTACCTTTATGCGGCGTTTCTGCTTCATCCCGACGTCCAGAGCGGCGAGATCAAGGGCGCGCTCCAGGTGAAGCAAGGGATGCTGGCCTGCGAAATTCTCATCATCGTTTTCTCGTTTTTCTTTGTCCTCTACTCGAACTCGGCGTTTATGAAGACGCGCAAAAAGGAATTCGGGCTGTTCACGCTGTTCGGCATGACGCGCAGCCAAATCCGCAAAATGGTGCTGTACGAGAGCGCGTTCATCGCAGCGGTGTCCATCGCGGCCGGCATCGGTCTAGGCATGCTGTTCAGCAAGCTGTTTTTCCTGGCGCTCGGCGCGTTGCTGGATTCGGGCGAGACGATCCGCTTTGCGGTCCCTCCCGCTGCTTTATGGATGACGGCGGCCGGTTTCTTCGCCTTGTTCATGGTCATCACCCTGCTGACGCTCTTTCGGGTCGGCCGCTCGGAGATCGTAGAGCTGCTGCGCGAAGCGCGCAAGCCGAAGCCGGAACCGCGCCTGTCCGTCTGGGCTGCGGTCGCGGGCTTGCTGACGCTGTCGGGTGGCTACGCGCTCGCTTTATCGATGAACGCCCACACCTTCCTTATACTTACGCTACCGGTCGTGGGCCTTACGGTCATCGGCACCTATTTCTTATACGCCCAGGGAAGCGTCGCGATTTTGCGTCTGTTGATGCGCCGCAAGCGGTTTTACTACAACCGGACGAACATGCTGACCGTCTCGCAGCTCGTTTACAAAATGAAAGACAACGCGCGGCTCTTGTTCGTCATCACGGTCATGAGCGCCGTCGTCCTGTCCGCCTCGGGCACTGTCTACGTGCTGCAGCAGCTTCAAAAATCGCAAATCCTGAGCCATGCGCCCTTTGCGATCGGCTTCATCGAACGCGGCGAAGGCGCGCATCAAGTCATCGATCCCGCGGAGGTCGTTCGGATCGCCCGCGAGGACGGTCTGCATATCACCCGGCAGCAAAAGCTGTCCGGCTTGCTCGGCGAGCATCTCGCCAAGGAAGGCTCGACTGCCCAAAAAGACGAGTTCGATGCGATGATCGTGTCGGAGAGCGACTACAACCGCGAAGCCAAGCTGCTCGGCCGCAAGTCGGCAGCTCCGGCAGACGACGAGGCCGTGCTGGTACTGCCCTATCAAGAAATGGAGAGCTATCGCCCCATCCAGAACGGCGCGATTCGCCTTACGCTGGGCAATGAAAAGATCAAGCTGCATTTGACCGATCAATTGGCGGGCGCGGTGACAAGTCCTGTCTTGTTCGCGACCTACCTGCTCGTTGTGGACGACGCCCGCTATGCGCTGCTTAACGCATCTGCCGCTCCGGGGAGTCGGCTCGTCAGCTACGGCTACGACTGGTCGAACTGGGAGCATAGCGAGGACACGGTCGACAAAATCGTGAAGGCAATGGACCCGGACTTCGAATCGCAAGCGCAGACGTACCGTGTCCCGAGCTATGTCTCCACCAACCAATCGATCTCGCTGACGCTGTTCATCGGTCTGTTTATCTCCCTGCTCTTTTTTATTGCGATGGGCAGTCTCATCTACTTCAAGCTCTTTACGGAGCTGCAGGAGGATCAGGCGCAGTTCAAGGCGCTTTCCCGCATCGGCATGACAGCCGCCGAGATCAGGCGCATCGTCGTCACGCAGGTCGGGCTCGTCTTCCTCATCCCCTGCATTGTCGGAAGCGTCCACGCCCTGTTCGCCATTCAGGCGCTGGGCAACCTGCTCGGCAGTCCGATCCTCAAGTACGCAGCTGTGGTGTTCGCGATCTATCTGATCATGCAAGCCGTCTACTTCGCCGTTACCTGCGCCACTTATTTGCGGAGCATCCGCAGCGGAGGCCGCACGGCGACGGAATAA
- a CDS encoding ABC transporter permease, which yields MSTEDRRRSGTFRFLLASWKVNLASALEYRLSFLLLAGMMFVNNMIWLFFWYLFFGRFPVVSGWEMGDVMLLWAVSAGGFGWASVLFGNFPRIATIVSSGQLDVYLSQPKPVLLNVLTSRMSVTGSGDFVFGLIVFMWAGDLSPRGCLLFACALLISGVLFIGVMVIAGSLAFWIGNAEGIASQVFGSFISLTIYPTGIFRGAAKIILFTVIPAGFIGYMPIGLMRDFNPAFAAAAFGASAIFLAVGAFLFRAGLARYASGNAMAMRN from the coding sequence ATGTCAACGGAGGATAGACGCAGGTCGGGTACGTTCCGCTTTCTGCTGGCAAGCTGGAAGGTCAATCTCGCATCGGCGCTCGAATACCGGCTCAGTTTCTTGTTGCTGGCGGGCATGATGTTCGTCAACAATATGATATGGCTGTTTTTTTGGTATTTGTTTTTTGGAAGGTTTCCCGTCGTCAGCGGCTGGGAGATGGGCGACGTCATGCTCCTGTGGGCGGTTTCCGCAGGCGGCTTCGGATGGGCGAGCGTGCTGTTCGGCAACTTTCCGCGCATCGCCACGATCGTTTCTTCGGGTCAACTGGACGTCTATTTGTCGCAGCCGAAGCCGGTGCTGCTGAACGTGCTGACGAGCCGGATGTCCGTGACCGGCTCGGGCGATTTCGTCTTCGGCCTGATCGTCTTTATGTGGGCCGGCGATCTAAGTCCAAGAGGCTGCTTGCTGTTCGCCTGCGCGCTGCTCATTTCCGGCGTTTTGTTTATCGGCGTCATGGTGATCGCGGGCTCGCTGGCCTTTTGGATCGGCAATGCGGAGGGCATTGCAAGCCAGGTATTCGGCAGCTTTATTTCATTGACGATTTATCCGACGGGCATCTTCCGCGGCGCCGCCAAGATCATTTTGTTCACGGTCATTCCCGCCGGTTTCATCGGTTATATGCCGATCGGTCTCATGCGCGATTTTAATCCGGCATTTGCCGCCGCCGCTTTCGGCGCATCCGCGATCTTCCTCGCCGTTGGCGCATTCCTGTTCCGCGCGGGTCTTGCCCGATACGCTTCCGGCAATGCGATGGCGATGCGGAATTAA
- a CDS encoding ABC transporter permease, whose product MNQAARTLLGIGRKQLAVVRIAFRQQWAYKADFVLRSSFLLLILYVLGQLYGAAYAGDYHLAIGGFTLRQIVWYLVFTEAITLAGPPVGVRIEEEVKNGDIAVRLTRPLSYVGYHYGAYVGEGALRFFVLLAAGALVAWLSVGPLAPGYGLFAYLPLALLGLTLSFLMTAAVGLCAFWVEETRGLEFVLQKLTFTAGGLLIPIDLMPEWLQRVCAWLPFQAALYLPARLGVRFDSQELLRACSLQLAWIAALALLVAFIFRRGVSKLHVNGG is encoded by the coding sequence TTGAACCAAGCCGCACGCACTTTATTAGGCATCGGGCGCAAGCAGCTTGCGGTCGTACGGATCGCCTTTCGCCAGCAGTGGGCGTATAAGGCGGACTTTGTGCTTCGTTCCAGTTTTCTGCTGCTCATACTATACGTGCTTGGCCAGCTTTACGGAGCCGCGTACGCGGGCGATTACCACCTGGCGATCGGCGGCTTCACGCTTCGGCAGATCGTCTGGTATCTTGTCTTCACGGAAGCGATCACGCTGGCGGGGCCGCCCGTCGGCGTAAGAATCGAGGAGGAAGTCAAAAACGGGGATATTGCCGTTCGTCTGACGAGGCCGCTATCCTACGTCGGCTATCATTACGGCGCTTATGTCGGAGAAGGCGCCCTCCGGTTTTTCGTATTGCTGGCGGCAGGTGCGCTGGTCGCCTGGCTCTCGGTCGGGCCTCTTGCGCCGGGCTACGGCTTGTTCGCCTATCTGCCGCTTGCTTTGCTCGGCTTGACACTATCTTTTTTGATGACGGCGGCCGTCGGCTTGTGCGCGTTCTGGGTAGAGGAAACGCGCGGGCTGGAGTTCGTGCTGCAGAAGCTGACGTTTACGGCGGGCGGCTTGCTGATCCCGATCGATCTCATGCCCGAGTGGCTGCAGCGGGTATGCGCGTGGCTGCCGTTTCAGGCGGCGCTGTACTTGCCGGCGCGCCTCGGCGTCCGGTTCGACAGCCAGGAGCTGCTTCGCGCCTGCTCGCTTCAGCTCGCATGGATCGCCGCGCTCGCCCTGCTTGTCGCTTTTATTTTCAGAAGAGGAGTGAGTAAACTCCATGTCAACGGAGGATAG